A genome region from Mesorhizobium sp. B2-1-8 includes the following:
- a CDS encoding Tm-1-like ATP-binding domain-containing protein, producing MKRVYVVGTADTKGEELGFLADAIAATGAVVCRVDVGTREATISLDIAAKDVAAHHPGGSTAVLGGNDRGAAVAAMGVAFTRFIQSRNDIAGVVGIGGGGGTSIITAGMRVLPLGLPKIMVSTLASGDTAPYVDVSDIIMMPSVTDMAGLNRLSRVVLHNAAQAIAGMAGNPAPAADGKASIGLTMFGVTTPCVTAIADQLRDIYDCMVFHATGTGGRSMEKLADSGLLSGILDITTTEVCDLLCGGVLPATQDRFGAIARTKLPYVGSVGALDMVNFWAPSTIPERYRGRLFYEHNPNVTLMRTSAQECRAIGEWIGTRLANCEGPVHFLIPEKGVSALDIEGGAFFDPEADAVLFDAIEHTIKPNGKRRITRLPLHINDPEFAMAAVAAFLDIASQ from the coding sequence ATGAAGCGCGTCTATGTGGTGGGCACGGCTGACACGAAGGGCGAGGAACTCGGCTTCCTGGCCGATGCCATCGCCGCGACAGGCGCCGTCGTTTGCCGTGTCGATGTCGGAACGCGCGAGGCGACAATATCTCTCGACATTGCTGCCAAGGATGTCGCCGCGCATCATCCCGGCGGCAGCACCGCCGTACTCGGCGGCAATGACCGTGGCGCGGCGGTCGCCGCCATGGGCGTCGCCTTTACCCGTTTCATCCAATCGCGAAATGATATTGCCGGCGTGGTCGGCATTGGCGGCGGGGGCGGCACCTCGATCATCACCGCGGGCATGCGCGTACTGCCGCTCGGCCTGCCCAAGATCATGGTCTCGACGCTGGCCTCCGGCGACACCGCTCCCTATGTCGATGTATCCGACATCATCATGATGCCATCGGTGACCGACATGGCCGGCCTCAACCGGCTGTCTCGTGTCGTGCTGCACAACGCTGCCCAGGCGATAGCGGGCATGGCAGGCAATCCGGCGCCGGCAGCGGACGGCAAGGCGTCGATCGGCCTCACCATGTTCGGCGTCACCACGCCTTGCGTGACCGCAATTGCCGATCAATTGCGCGACATCTACGACTGCATGGTCTTCCATGCCACCGGCACCGGCGGCCGCAGCATGGAGAAATTGGCCGACAGCGGCCTGCTCTCTGGCATCCTCGACATCACCACGACTGAGGTCTGCGACCTCCTGTGCGGCGGCGTGTTGCCGGCGACGCAGGATCGTTTCGGTGCCATCGCCCGCACCAAGCTGCCCTACGTCGGCTCGGTCGGCGCACTTGACATGGTCAACTTCTGGGCACCATCGACCATTCCGGAGCGCTATCGCGGCAGGCTGTTCTATGAGCACAACCCGAACGTCACGCTGATGCGCACGAGCGCGCAGGAATGCCGCGCGATCGGCGAATGGATCGGCACCAGGCTCGCCAATTGCGAAGGTCCGGTGCATTTCCTGATCCCGGAAAAAGGCGTTTCCGCACTCGACATCGAAGGCGGCGCCTTCTTCGATCCGGAAGCCGACGCCGTCCTGTTCGATGCCATCGAGCACACCATCAAGCCGAATGGCAAACGCCGCATCACCCGCCTGCCACTGCACATCAACGATCCGGAATTCGCCATGGCCGCGGTCGCGGCCTTCCTCGATATCGCCAGTCAGTGA
- a CDS encoding TetR/AcrR family transcriptional regulator — protein MDVSRQQVAAIEDTGERAERGPRARTRRLMLETATRLMQAGVTPSVSEVAEAAQVSRATAYRYFPSQAALVQAVVDEGLGPILTWKSTAADAERRVAELFDTAMPRIEAFEATFKAALKLSLDQWARRQAGTLGGEPAFTRGHRVELLKEALAPLKGRLPPRDFKRLAQALSLIFGVEVLIVLKDIWGLDSRRMMSVAQWAASALVRAAITESTVDTAGMKLATR, from the coding sequence ATGGATGTCTCACGTCAACAAGTTGCGGCGATCGAAGACACCGGTGAGAGAGCCGAGCGCGGACCTCGCGCGCGTACGAGACGGCTGATGCTGGAGACGGCGACAAGGCTGATGCAGGCGGGTGTCACGCCGTCGGTCAGCGAGGTCGCGGAGGCGGCGCAAGTGTCCCGCGCCACCGCCTATCGCTATTTTCCGAGCCAGGCAGCCCTGGTGCAGGCGGTCGTCGACGAGGGGCTCGGACCGATCCTCACCTGGAAATCGACCGCCGCCGATGCCGAGCGCCGCGTGGCCGAACTGTTTGATACGGCCATGCCGCGCATCGAGGCCTTCGAGGCGACATTCAAGGCAGCGTTGAAGCTGTCGCTCGATCAATGGGCGCGACGCCAGGCGGGTACGCTGGGCGGCGAGCCTGCCTTCACGCGCGGCCATCGCGTCGAATTGCTGAAGGAGGCGCTCGCGCCGCTCAAGGGCCGCTTGCCGCCGCGCGACTTCAAGCGGCTGGCGCAGGCGCTGTCGCTGATCTTCGGTGTGGAGGTGCTGATCGTGCTCAAGGATATATGGGGGCTGGACAGCCGCCGGATGATGTCGGTCGCGCAATGGGCAGCGAGTGCGTTGGTGCGCGCGGCGATCACGGAGTCGACCGTCGATACGGCTGGGATGAAGCTGGCGACGAGATAG
- a CDS encoding ABC transporter substrate-binding protein: MRKLVTSVLAGIGLTLAYGTSVHAQDKELTIFWAEWDPANYLQELVNDYTAETGVKVTVQTTPWPDFQTKAFTEFNAHGDAYDLVVGDSQWLGAGSTQGHYVDLTDFFNKHKLKDVMAPATIKYYAEYPGGSGKYWAIPLEGDAIGWSYRKDWFEDPKEKEAFKAKYGYDLDIPKTYAQLRDIAEFFYRPDQKRYGVAIYTDNSYDAMAMGVESAIFSYGGDLGDYATYKVDGITNSKEAAAGLDMYKELYKFTPPGWGKTFFVEDNQAITGGLAAMSMNFFAFFPPLVNKATNPYADVTGFFANPAGPDGKRFAALGGQGVSVISYSKNKDEAMKFLEWFIKDETQKKWAELGGYTCSQAVLKSEAFQNATPYNKAFYDTMFMVKDFWATPEYAEVLDQLNQNIYPFVVGGKGTAQEALDKTTADWKATFTKYNRYK; the protein is encoded by the coding sequence ATGCGCAAGTTAGTGACCAGCGTGCTCGCTGGTATCGGCCTGACGCTTGCCTACGGAACGTCCGTCCACGCGCAGGACAAGGAACTCACCATCTTCTGGGCGGAATGGGATCCGGCTAACTATCTGCAGGAACTCGTCAACGACTATACGGCCGAGACCGGCGTAAAGGTCACGGTACAGACCACGCCGTGGCCTGACTTCCAGACCAAGGCCTTTACCGAATTCAACGCGCATGGCGATGCCTACGACCTGGTGGTCGGCGACTCGCAATGGCTCGGCGCCGGTTCGACGCAGGGCCACTATGTCGACCTCACCGACTTCTTCAACAAGCACAAGCTCAAGGACGTGATGGCGCCCGCGACCATCAAATACTATGCCGAATACCCTGGCGGGTCCGGCAAGTACTGGGCGATTCCGCTGGAAGGCGATGCGATCGGCTGGTCCTATCGCAAGGACTGGTTCGAGGACCCGAAGGAGAAGGAAGCCTTCAAGGCGAAATACGGTTACGACCTCGATATTCCGAAGACCTATGCGCAACTGCGCGACATCGCCGAGTTCTTCTATCGTCCCGACCAGAAGCGCTACGGCGTCGCCATCTATACCGACAATTCCTATGACGCGATGGCGATGGGCGTCGAAAGCGCCATCTTCAGCTATGGCGGCGATCTCGGCGACTACGCAACCTACAAGGTCGACGGCATCACCAATTCCAAAGAGGCTGCCGCCGGCCTCGACATGTACAAGGAACTCTACAAGTTCACGCCTCCCGGCTGGGGCAAGACTTTCTTCGTGGAAGACAACCAGGCGATCACCGGCGGCCTCGCCGCGATGAGCATGAACTTCTTTGCCTTCTTCCCGCCGCTGGTGAACAAGGCCACCAACCCCTATGCCGACGTCACCGGCTTCTTCGCCAACCCTGCCGGCCCGGACGGCAAGCGCTTCGCCGCTCTCGGCGGCCAGGGTGTTTCGGTTATCTCGTATTCGAAGAACAAGGACGAGGCGATGAAGTTCCTTGAATGGTTCATCAAGGACGAGACCCAGAAGAAGTGGGCCGAGCTCGGCGGCTACACCTGCAGCCAGGCCGTGCTGAAGTCGGAAGCCTTCCAGAATGCCACCCCCTACAACAAGGCGTTCTACGACACAATGTTCATGGTCAAGGACTTCTGGGCGACGCCTGAATACGCCGAAGTGCTCGATCAGCTGAATCAGAACATCTATCCGTTCGTGGTTGGCGGCAAGGGCACCGCCCAGGAGGCGCTCGACAAGACCACCGCCGACTGGAAGGCGACGTTCACCAAGTACAACCGCTACAAGTAA